ACTGTTTTGCCCCCGGATATTATGGCACAATACTGTCATGAGAGTCAGATAGATGATATTCTCTATCAAAAGATCCTTCAAGCACCTGGAGGAATCATTGTAAAGGCAGCCGGAAACATGGCCTACCCTGCGGGGCTTCGAACCGAGCAGATCTCAAGGCAGATTCTTCATCTGGCAAAGAAGTATGGCAGACCCTTTGAAGAGATTGCCGGGCTTGGTGCCGATCCCATGACCATAATCGGAGCCGGTGCAAAATTGAATAAACCGGTACTGGTATCTGTGACCCAGCTTGTGGGAGGCGGCAGAACAGGCCTTGCCATCGGAGACTCCATCTCCATATCTGAGCGCTCATTTCGCATGGCAAAACTGCTGGACAGTGCCGATGTGATCATAGAATCGGCCATTGCCTTGTGTCAGGAGATCCATGACGGCCCCTTTGAAACCTATACCGGCCACGGCATCTGGTCGGATTGGGAGGATGAATGGACATTCTCCCTTGCTGACAAACAGCTTATCCGCATTGATCTCGATCCCAATCTTGAGGTGGCATGGCTTCAGGAACGATCAAAAAATGAGATCACTGAAGCAGTCAAAAAAGGGCTTCCCAAGGCAAAGGTGACAGGGCTGCCCTTTCGCATGGAGATGTCTGGATTTGCACGCATTCCCGGCAGCCTTCCTATTGTATATGACATTGGAACCATATGGCCCATCCTTGCCCTGCTTGTGGCGGATGAATTGAATATCTCCCTTGATTTTATCTCGTACAATCAAGCCCTTGAAGAGGGGCGGAAGATGAGAGAATGGATTGTGGAGACCATCCGTCCTGTGGATATGGCACTGATTCTGGAAGAATTAAGAACGTTATGACCCCAGGTTACCATTTTCCCATGGAGTTCAGATGAATGATTTATCCTTAAAGAAAACCGTCTACACCCCCGATTCCTCCATCGCCAGTCCGGGCAGGATGATATGCGAGATGTTTACGGATCTGCTCGTAGCACGAGAGTTGGCGTGGCGTTTGGCGGTACGCGACATCCAGGCTCAGTATCGCCAGGCATTCCTCGGTATCCTGTGGGCTTTTATTCTGCCGTTGGCTAACACCTTTGCCTGGATTTTTCTGAACAGCTCCGGCGTGGTTAAGATCGCTGATACTGCGTTGCCGTATCCGGTATACGTTTTTACAGGCACTATGCTCTGGGCGATCTTCATGGATGCCCTGAACGCTCCTTTGCAACAAACTAATGCTGCAAAGGCTATGCTTGCTAAATTGAATTTTCCGCGTGAAGCGTTGATTGTTTCCGGTATCTACCAGACCCTGTTTAACGCCTCGATCAAGATTGTACTTCTATTTGGGGCTTTACTCTTCATGGGGATTAAACCCAACTTGAGCCTGTTGCTTTTTCCGTTCGGTATTCTCTCTCTGATCCTGGTTGGTACTTCCCTCGGACTGCTCATCACCCCGGTCGGTATGCTCTATACCGATATAGGACGTGCCTTGCCTTTGTTGATGCAATTTTTGATGTACGTCACACCGGTAGTTTTTCCAATGCCGGAAAAAGGACTGGCCTCCGTTTTATTCTCATTTAATCCGTTGTCTCCAATTATCCTTACCACTCGCGATTGGCTAACCGGTGTGTCGCCCGAATACCTGGGTTATTTTGTGGTGGTCAACATTGCCGCAGTTGCACTGCTTTTGATGGTGTGGGTGGTTTTTCGGTTGGCTATGCCTATTCTCATAGAGCGGATGAGTGCTTGATATGAGCGACACATTGGTCAAAGTCGAGGGCGTTTCCAAAAAGTTCTGTCGTAGTCTCAAGAAGTCGTTGTGGTATGGCATGCGGGATCTTGGTAACGAAGTGATTGGAAAGCGCCATGGGGGCAATGGCGAACTGCGTGCGGATGAGTTCTGGGCGGTTAAGGATGTATCCTTTGAGTTGAAACGAGGAGAATGCCTTGGTCT
Above is a genomic segment from Desulfobulbaceae bacterium containing:
- a CDS encoding ABC transporter permease; translated protein: MNDLSLKKTVYTPDSSIASPGRMICEMFTDLLVARELAWRLAVRDIQAQYRQAFLGILWAFILPLANTFAWIFLNSSGVVKIADTALPYPVYVFTGTMLWAIFMDALNAPLQQTNAAKAMLAKLNFPREALIVSGIYQTLFNASIKIVLLFGALLFMGIKPNLSLLLFPFGILSLILVGTSLGLLITPVGMLYTDIGRALPLLMQFLMYVTPVVFPMPEKGLASVLFSFNPLSPIILTTRDWLTGVSPEYLGYFVVVNIAAVALLLMVWVVFRLAMPILIERMSA